TGCCAACGACAGTATAAAAGTAGATGAACTGAATAAGCCTTATTTTGTATGGTTTGAAGAAAACTGGATTCATGATGATGTTCTTCATCAGCATAAGAAAGGCCAGTTGGTTTATGTGGAAAGTGGCTTTCAGTATATCACCATTGAAGAAAAAATCTACCTTCTTCCTCAAAATCATGCAGTTTGGATACCCTCGAATGTCATTCATAAAACCAATTCTCATTCTGAAAAGATCAAACTCATGATCATGTTTGCAGACACGGATAACAAGAATTCCTTTTATGATGAGGTGAATGTCTTTTTTGTTCCTCCTGTTCTAAGGGAAATGATAAAATATGCAGAAAAATGGTCCCAGCTCCTTAAAAAAGATCCCGATGAAACAATATTTTTAAAGGCACTCTTCAATGAACTTCCTCATTTTGTAGAGCATTCCCTAAAGCTTCACATTTGCCTTCCAAAGGATAAGCGTCTCACCAAGATTATTGAACACTTTCATAATCATTACAATAGAGAGGTTATCATAGAAAATCTGGGGGATATGGCTTTATTATCTTCTCGTACCCTGGAACGTATTTTTAAGAAAGAAACCGGACTGACATTGAGTAAATACCAACAAATGCTTCGCATTATAAAAAGTCTGGAACTTCTCAGTTCAGGGAACCTTACCATTTCAGAGATCGCCTATGAAGTAGGGTACAAGAGTGTACAATCATACACCAGAAGCTTTCTTTCGGTTATGCAATTCAGACCTACAGACTTCATTAAAAATATTAACACAAATTCAGTAAAAGTGACTTATTAATTAACAAAAACTCATATATCCCTTTATAGAGAAGCATTTGTGTTATTCAAATTAAGAGATATTTCCTATTCAAAAAATTTGAATTATTAATATCAAATTAATAATTATTGTATTAAAGAAAACAAAAAGGTCTTCACGAATGAAGACCTTAAAAAAACACAAATGATGAAAAAAAATTATTTCGATTCACAAATATAAGCAAAATTTATATTATGCAGAGCATCATATGTGCATTTTTTTTAAAAAATATTTATTTTAATTAAAAATAATTATTCTATAACATATTTAGGCTTTTATTAATATTTTGAAATTTTCACAAAATTTACTTCATGTATACAATTGAAAGCAACGAGTTTGGAGACAAATAAAAATTAATCTTTTGCTTTGTTCTCTTCATAAAAATTACCTCTGAGCCATTTGAGAAATTTATTCAGAATCTTTTTCCATGAAATAGACCCGATACCATTGTGTATGCTTTGGGTAACTCACATATATAGAACCCGATTGATAAATATTTTAAAGAAACCCTTTCTTTTAGAACCCAAAATATTTATTTAAACCATTTCTAAAATAAATAAATTCTTAAAAAATTAATACAGTATTCATTTTTTAGAAAAAATTTAAGCCTTATATTTGCCATGTAATGTTAAAATGGTTCTCCATATTATGCTCGATGATGTATGTGCTAGCTACCACCAATGCGGGGGAAGTAATGAAAGTGCCTATGTTTGTGGAACACTTTATGGAATACCACGGAAATCTGTCCGAATTCGTCATGGAGCACTATGACAATCACAAAAAAGACTCTGACTGGGATTTAGACCAAAAGCTGCCGTTTATCAATCCACCCATTGTATTAACAGTGCATGCCCAACTTCCGGAACTTACCTTTGAAATCAAAAAACCTAAGGAAATCAAGATTCCTCAGAAAAACAGTATTTATCAGGAAAAGGACTTCTCAAACCTTTACCTTTCCAGGATTTTCCAGCCTCCACGGCTTTCATAATTGATTTTAGATTGAAAATTAATGCTTTAAGTTTTTTACTCGAAGCAGTCAATTCTTATTACTTATCAATAAATCTGTAGCGCTTTACCATTCTGCTTACATTTTTAATCACAAAACCTTTATTTAAAGCTTTTACAACGTTGTAATAAGTTTAAAATAATGCAGTATGCAATGTTCACCCAATAAGAACTAAAGTGAGCTTCATGCGTACAAAACTTATCACTTAAATACCTTAAGTGCATCAATTTTTTTGTGGTCAAGTCAAGGTTTAAGCAGTATTCAAGGCACTACGGTTAGCAAATAATATATTTTTCATGTTAAACAAAATCATTGAGTTTTCGGTAAAGAATAAGCTCATCATTGCTCTGTTCACCATAGGACTTGTCCTTCTCGGAGTCTATGAAACTACTAAACTTCCCATTGACGCACAACCTGACATCACCAATAATCAGGTCCAGATTATCACTACAGCACCATCTTACGGAGCCGCAGATATAGAGCGTCTTGTCACATTCCCCATTGAGCAGTCTACCAGTAATATCAGTGGTATTACAGAACTTCGAAGTCTTTCAAGATTTGGGCTTTCATTGGTAACTGTTGTTTTTGATGATAAAACAGATGTGTATTGGGCCAGACAGCAGGTTCAGGAGCGTTTACAGCTTGTACAGGACAATATTCCTGCAGGAATTGGGAAACCGGAGCTTGGACCTATTTCCACCGGACTGGGAGAGATCTTCCAATATGTGGTAAGAGCAAAAAAGGGCTATGAAAACGTGTATGACGAAACAGAGCTCAGAACCATTCAGGATTGGGTGGTAAGACGTCAGTTACTAGGAACCAAGGGAGTGGCTGATGTCAGCAGTTTCGGAGGAAAGCTGAAGCAATATGAAATAGCCATCAATCCCAATAAACTTCAGGCATTCAACATCAATATCAATGATGTATTTTCCGCTCTGGAAAAAAATAACCAGAATACCGGAGGTGCTTATATTGAGAAAAAAGAAACCGTTCTTTTTATAAGAAGTGAGGGTCTTTTGGGAAGTACGGAAGATATCGGAAGCATTCAGGTGGCAGAAACAAGGGAAGGAATTCCGGTTCACATAAAAGATGTGGCATCCGTAAAGATAGGATATGCAACAAGATATGGTGCTATGACTTATAATGATACCGGAGAGGTATCGGGAGCAATTGTTTTAATGCTTAAAGGTGAAAATGCCAACGAAGTTATTACCAATATCAAGCAGAGACTGGAAAAAATTCAGGAATCCCTGCCTGAGGGTGTTGTTATTGAACCTTTCCTTGACCGTGCTAAAATGGTGAATAATACCATCAGTACTGTAAAGACAAACCTGATGGAAGGTGCATTAATTGTAGTTTTCATTTTGGTTTTATTTTTAGGAAACTTCAGAGCCGGACTATTGGTTGCCTCTGTTATTCCTTTAGCCATGCTATTTGCCATTATCATGATGAACATCTTTGGAGTTGGCGGTAACCTGATGAGTCTCGGAGCCCTGGATTTTGGTCTTATTGTGGATGGCGCAGTGATTATCGTTGAAGCCGTTCTTCATCAGCTCGCCCACAAAAAACACTTCGGAAAAGATAATATGCTGAGCAAAAATGAGATGAACGAGCAAGTTTCAAGCTCTGCCACTAAAATGGTAAACAGTGCTGTTTTTGGTCAGATCATTATCCTGATTGTGTATCTTCCGATTTTTACGCTTCAGGGAATTGAGGGAAAAATGTTCAAACCTATGGCCCAAACTGTAGCTTTTGCCTTAATTGGTGCATTTATCCTTTCACTTACCTATATCCCTATGATGAGTTCCCTGGTATTAAGCCGAAAGAAAAAGGAAAAAGATAACATTTCTGACAAAGTAATGACCAAGGTAGAAATAGGACATCAAAAGTTTCTGATGAAAGCTCTTAAATACCAAAAAACAATCATTCTTGGAGTATTAATCCTTTTTGCAGGGGCCGTTTTTACTCTTTCCAGAATGGGCGGAGAGTTCATACCCTCACTGGAAGAAGGTGATTTTGCTGTGGAAATGAGAATTCTTCAGGGAAGTAATATTAATGAGACTAAAAAAGTAACCACTCAGGCTTCAAGCATTCTTTTAAAACAATTTCCCGAAATACAGAAAATCGTTGTAAAGATTGGAAGTGCCGAAATTCCTACAGAACCAATGCCAATGGATGCTGGGGATATGATTATTGTTTTAAAACCTAAAAAAGAATGGACTTCCGCATCATCATTTCCGGAGCTGTCTGAAAAGATGAGTAAAGCATTAAGTGTTATTCCGGGACTAACAACCAGTTTTCAGTTTCCTGTACAGATGCGTTTCAATGAATTGATGACCGGAGCCAGACAGGATATAGTCTGTAAAATCTATGGTGAAGATCTTGACAGTCTTACCACCTACGCAAAAAAACTGGGAAGTGTTATCAATTCAGTAAAAGGTGCTCAGGACCTTTATATAGAACCCGTTGTAGGGGCTCCACAGGTGGTCATTGACTATAACCGTTCAGAATTATCACGATACAACATTTCTGTAGCAGAAATCAATAGGGTTATCAATATGGCTTTTGCAGGGCAAACTGCGGGAGCTTTATATGAGGGAGAGAAAAAATTCGACATTGTTGTCCGTATGGATAATGAACATAAAAAAGATATTACAAGCATTCAGAACTTGTTGGTTCCTACAGCTTCGGGTGAACAGGTTCCATTATCTCAGCTGGCTAAGGTAGAACTTAAAAACAGTCCGAACCAGATTCAGAGGGAAGATACCAAAAGAAGAATCATTGTTGGTTTCAACGCAAAAGGAAGAGATGTACAGACTATTGTGGAAGAGCTTCAGCAAAAAGTAAATAAAAATATTAAGTTCTCACCTGGATATACTGTTTCCTACGGTGGAACCTTTGAAAATTTAAATGAAGCTAAAGCAAGACTGGGAATCGCAGTTCCTATTTCTTTGGTGATGATTTTCCTGTTGCTGTTCTTCGCGTTTGGCTCCATAAAACACAGCTTATTAATCTATACTGCAATTCCGTTGTCAGCAATCGGAGGTGTATATTTTCTTGCTTTAAGAGGAATGCCTTTCAGCATCAGTGCAGGGGTTGGGTTCATAGCCTTATTTGGAGTTGCCGTATTGAATGGAATTGTTTTGATATCAGAATTTAACCGATTGAAAAACAACGGAATAACCAACACCAGCAGAATTGTACTCATGGGAACAAGAATCAGGCTTCGTCCGGTCTTAATGACTGCTTTTGTAGCTTCTTTAGGCTTTCTTCCTATGGCGATAAGTAACGGAGCGGGAGCAGAGGTGCAGAGACCTTTGGCGACGGTAGTTATTGGCGGGCTGATGCTGGCAACACTTTTAACCTTATTTGTACTTCCTATTCTCTACGTCCTATTTGAACATATTAATAAAGATAAAATGAAATTCTCTAAAAAAATAAACTATAAAAAGTTATCAGTTTTCTTGCTATTGGTTTCTTTCGGAAGTCTTCAGGCTCAGGAAAACATCACTTTTGAACAAGCTCTGGAAAAAGCAATTCAGCAAAACGGAACCCTTAAAAGTTCAAAATTAATCTCAGATTATCAGGAAAAATTAAAGGCCGGCTATCTTGATCTTCCTCAACTGGAAGTTACCGGCGCAATTGGACAGATTCAGGGAGAAGAAACAGACAACTCATTCGGAATCTCCCAGAAGTTTAGTTTTCCGACAGTTTATTCAAAAAGAAAACAGATGCTGGATGCAGAATGGACAGCGAGTGTTATTAATCAAAACCTTACAAAAACACAGCTTACCAAAGAGGTTACAGATGTTTTTTATAGAATTTTAGTACTACAAGAGAAGAAAAAAGTATTGGAATATATCAGCCAGCTGTACAGCAATTTTGCCAATAAAGCCAGTTTAAGATTGAAAAAAGGTGAAGCCAATATTTTGGAGGAATCAACTGCAGAAATTCAAAAGGAACAAATGCAGGTACAGCTAAACTCTCTTGAAAATGACCTGAATATAGCCAAATTACAGCTTCAGCTACTTCTTCAATCTGAAAATGCCTACCAACCCGTTGCAGATAAGGCTGTAATGGATGTAGGACTTCAACTTTCTGAAGAAATGATTAAGCAACATCCTCAGCTTCAATATTTGCAACAACAGATCAAAATAGGAGAGGCGGAAGTACAACTTGAAAAAAGCAGACTTCTTCCTGAACTTATGGTAGGGTATACCAACCAAAGCATGAAAAACATTAATAACAACCGTTTTAATTCTGTTCAGGTCGGAGTAGGTATTCCTTTATTCACAAAAGGACAAAGAGCTATGGCAAAAGCAGCACAGGCAAAAATTGCAATCTCTGAAAACGAATACCAAAGAAAGGAAATTGAACTTAAAAACAGATTGAGACAACAAATCAGCAACTATCTGAATCAACAGAAAATCATTGGAAATTACGAACAAAAACAGCTTCCAAAATCTGAAACCATCCTGAAAACAGCTCAAAAACAAATGGATGTAGGAGAAATTGATTATCTGAACTGGGTAATATTGGTGAATCAGGCTGTAAAAACCAAGGCCGATTACATTGACAGCCTTGAAAAGCTTAATCAGATTGGAGCAGAACTTAATTTCTTAATTTCAAAATAAACAGCATCATGCAATTCAAAAAAATATCAATATACAGCCTTTCCTTAGCCCTTATTTTATCTTCATGCTCAGGAAAAAAGGAAGAGGAAAAAACTGTTTACGAGAACACAAAATTTACCAAAGGGGCTGAAAATACGGTACACCTTACAGAAAAGCAAATTCAGTCTGTAGGCTTAACTACCACTTCCATCCAAAACAGAAATATGGAAAAACTGGTACGTCTGAACGGAAAAGCAGAGATTGCCCCTTCCCACATCAGCTCGGTTTCAAGCATTATGGGCGGGCATATCAAATCCATCAATGTGATCAATGGAAGCCATTTCAGTAAAGGACAGGTATTGGCCGTTGTAGAAGATCCACAATTCATACAACTTCAACAGGATTATCTGGTAACCAAGGCACAGCTAGAAGCAGCAAGACTGAACTTCAACCGTCAAAAGGATCTTAACACAAGCAAAGCAAGCAGTGATAAAACCATGCAAACCGCTCAGGCAGACTATTCTACCCAGAATGCTACCCTAAAAGGTCTTGAAGAAAAGCTCCGAATTATAGGGATAAACGCCAAAGGATTAAACACTGGAAATATTAGGAGTAAAATCAATATTTATGCACCGTTCAGTGGTTTTGTAAGCAAAATTTTGGTGAATAACGGGCAATATATCAACCCTGCAGATACCTTATTTGAGTTGATTAATCCAGCCGGATTGCTTTTAGAATTAAAGATTTTCGAAAACGATGTGAATGATATAAAAGTTGGACAGGAGATTTTGGTTTACAATAATCAGAAACCTGACCTGAAATCTAATGCTAAAATTGTAAGCGTGGTTCCAAGTATTGAAAACGGAGGTTCTGCAACGGCTGTCGCTAAATTATCGTCTGTCAATTCAGAATTTGTAAAAGGAATGTACATCAATGCAGAAGTTAATATCAGCAGTAGATACACCCAAGGACTTCCCAATGAAGCCGTGGTTTCCTTTGAAAATAAAAATTATGTTTTTGAAGATCTTGGAAAATCAAAGTATAAAATGATTCCTGTGGTTACCGGAATTTCAGATGATCAGTTTACAGAAATCGTAAAGGCAGATTTTTTAAAGGATAAAAAAATTGTACAGAAAGGAGCCTACAGCTTGTTGATGATGCTTAAGAACAAAGCAGAGTAGTTCTCCTGACAAATATTTTAAAGCAAAGGTTTTGTTTACTGTAACAGGTAAATAAAACCTTTTTTATTATGCCTGAATTGATTGTATAATTACAGAGAAAAACTTGTGCCTTTGTGTTTTCCAGCAGAACCTATTAAACCAATTTTCATTTCTTCTTATTTTAAAGAATAAAGTGATTTTTAGCATATTTTCAAAATTACAAGTATTATTTAATGCATAATTTATTAAAAAATGATATTTTTAGCGGTGAATAGTTTTTAGGAATTTTTAGTTGCATTAAGTAAAAAACTTTTATTGAAACATAATGACAACTAAACCGTTACACAATTTTCATATTCCCGTAATGGGATTGGCTTATACTATAGACAGCCCGATCCGCGTTGCACAATATGGAATTTCTTCTGTGATTTCTATTATTGATGATGAAATCCTTGAAAAAATGAAGAACTTCTATACCAAGAAGTTTAATCTGGATTATCTGGGAATATCTACAAAAACAGAGGATTACAGAGCCAAAAGGGTTACTGCTTATCTGAACATGGTAGATGATATCGTGAATGAAAAATTCGAATCTTTCAAACAGGAAATCAGTAAAAATAAAGAAGCATTGAAAGACTTTATAACCATGCTTCCCAATACTTCAGATCTGAAAAACAGTCTCCAAAATCTTATCAATCAAAAAGATAATTGGGGGGACAGTATTAAAAATTTCATCGAGGCCAATTTAATACCGGGAAGTATTGATGTCAATATCATGACAAAAGTTGATAAAGACAACTATAAGAAAAACGAGCAGCTTCCTGTGATGTACAATGATGCTCATGCCTCACTCCGCGGATTTGCCAATAGTAAATTATCTTCCTCCATGGTTCTTTCTGCAGGGATGAATCCTCGTTTGTATAGCTATATGGAAGAATTCGAGGACTTTTTCCCCAATGAAAATGGTATTCTGAAAAAGAAAATCATTCTTAAGGTGAGTGATTTCCGTTCTGCAATGATTCAGGGAAATTTTCTGGCAAAAAAAGGGCTTTGGGTTTCAGAATACAGAATAGAATCCGGTTTGAACTGTGGTGGCCATGCTTTCGCCACAGAGGGAATGCTTTTGGGACCTATCATGGAAGAATTCAAGCAGAAAAAAAATGAACTGATACAATCTGCCCATGCATTAATGATCAATGCTTTAGAACAAAAGGGAAAACACCTTGTCTCTAAGCCTTTAGAAATGAAAATTACCGTACAGGGTGGCGTAGGAACCTCAGAGGAACACGATTTTTTACTGGCAACCTATGATGTAGACAGTGTAGGATGGGGATCACCGTTTTTATTGGTTCCTGAAGCAACTTCTGTAGATACGGAAACCAGAAATTTACTTTTAAAAGCCAAAGAACAGGACTTTTATCTGAGTAAGATTTCGCCGCTTGGCGTACCATTCAATACTGTAAAAGGAACTTCTAATGAGCTATTAAAACATCAGAAAGAAGCAAAAGGAAAACACGGAAGTTCATGTCCAAAGAAGCTTTTGGCATTATCCAAAGAATTTTCGCAGGAAGGAACATGTACTGCTTCCAAAAAATATCAGGATATCAAATTGGAAGAACTTTATGCGCAAAAAGAATTGTTATCTGCGGAAGAATTTGATAAAAGAAAATCTGAAATCACAGATAAAGCTTGCCTGTGTGTAGGACTTGTCAATGCTGCCTACATGGAGCAAGGACTCGAAATTAAAGGTGAAAAACAAGGTGTAGTTATCTGTCCGGGACCGAATATAGCATTTTTTGATAAAGAGGTTTCCCTTTCGGAAATGGTAAAGCACA
This genomic interval from Chryseobacterium joostei contains the following:
- a CDS encoding AraC family transcriptional regulator; this encodes MNANDSIKVDELNKPYFVWFEENWIHDDVLHQHKKGQLVYVESGFQYITIEEKIYLLPQNHAVWIPSNVIHKTNSHSEKIKLMIMFADTDNKNSFYDEVNVFFVPPVLREMIKYAEKWSQLLKKDPDETIFLKALFNELPHFVEHSLKLHICLPKDKRLTKIIEHFHNHYNREVIIENLGDMALLSSRTLERIFKKETGLTLSKYQQMLRIIKSLELLSSGNLTISEIAYEVGYKSVQSYTRSFLSVMQFRPTDFIKNINTNSVKVTY
- a CDS encoding CusA/CzcA family heavy metal efflux RND transporter; the encoded protein is MLNKIIEFSVKNKLIIALFTIGLVLLGVYETTKLPIDAQPDITNNQVQIITTAPSYGAADIERLVTFPIEQSTSNISGITELRSLSRFGLSLVTVVFDDKTDVYWARQQVQERLQLVQDNIPAGIGKPELGPISTGLGEIFQYVVRAKKGYENVYDETELRTIQDWVVRRQLLGTKGVADVSSFGGKLKQYEIAINPNKLQAFNININDVFSALEKNNQNTGGAYIEKKETVLFIRSEGLLGSTEDIGSIQVAETREGIPVHIKDVASVKIGYATRYGAMTYNDTGEVSGAIVLMLKGENANEVITNIKQRLEKIQESLPEGVVIEPFLDRAKMVNNTISTVKTNLMEGALIVVFILVLFLGNFRAGLLVASVIPLAMLFAIIMMNIFGVGGNLMSLGALDFGLIVDGAVIIVEAVLHQLAHKKHFGKDNMLSKNEMNEQVSSSATKMVNSAVFGQIIILIVYLPIFTLQGIEGKMFKPMAQTVAFALIGAFILSLTYIPMMSSLVLSRKKKEKDNISDKVMTKVEIGHQKFLMKALKYQKTIILGVLILFAGAVFTLSRMGGEFIPSLEEGDFAVEMRILQGSNINETKKVTTQASSILLKQFPEIQKIVVKIGSAEIPTEPMPMDAGDMIIVLKPKKEWTSASSFPELSEKMSKALSVIPGLTTSFQFPVQMRFNELMTGARQDIVCKIYGEDLDSLTTYAKKLGSVINSVKGAQDLYIEPVVGAPQVVIDYNRSELSRYNISVAEINRVINMAFAGQTAGALYEGEKKFDIVVRMDNEHKKDITSIQNLLVPTASGEQVPLSQLAKVELKNSPNQIQREDTKRRIIVGFNAKGRDVQTIVEELQQKVNKNIKFSPGYTVSYGGTFENLNEAKARLGIAVPISLVMIFLLLFFAFGSIKHSLLIYTAIPLSAIGGVYFLALRGMPFSISAGVGFIALFGVAVLNGIVLISEFNRLKNNGITNTSRIVLMGTRIRLRPVLMTAFVASLGFLPMAISNGAGAEVQRPLATVVIGGLMLATLLTLFVLPILYVLFEHINKDKMKFSKKINYKKLSVFLLLVSFGSLQAQENITFEQALEKAIQQNGTLKSSKLISDYQEKLKAGYLDLPQLEVTGAIGQIQGEETDNSFGISQKFSFPTVYSKRKQMLDAEWTASVINQNLTKTQLTKEVTDVFYRILVLQEKKKVLEYISQLYSNFANKASLRLKKGEANILEESTAEIQKEQMQVQLNSLENDLNIAKLQLQLLLQSENAYQPVADKAVMDVGLQLSEEMIKQHPQLQYLQQQIKIGEAEVQLEKSRLLPELMVGYTNQSMKNINNNRFNSVQVGVGIPLFTKGQRAMAKAAQAKIAISENEYQRKEIELKNRLRQQISNYLNQQKIIGNYEQKQLPKSETILKTAQKQMDVGEIDYLNWVILVNQAVKTKADYIDSLEKLNQIGAELNFLISK
- a CDS encoding efflux RND transporter periplasmic adaptor subunit, with translation MQFKKISIYSLSLALILSSCSGKKEEEKTVYENTKFTKGAENTVHLTEKQIQSVGLTTTSIQNRNMEKLVRLNGKAEIAPSHISSVSSIMGGHIKSINVINGSHFSKGQVLAVVEDPQFIQLQQDYLVTKAQLEAARLNFNRQKDLNTSKASSDKTMQTAQADYSTQNATLKGLEEKLRIIGINAKGLNTGNIRSKINIYAPFSGFVSKILVNNGQYINPADTLFELINPAGLLLELKIFENDVNDIKVGQEILVYNNQKPDLKSNAKIVSVVPSIENGGSATAVAKLSSVNSEFVKGMYINAEVNISSRYTQGLPNEAVVSFENKNYVFEDLGKSKYKMIPVVTGISDDQFTEIVKADFLKDKKIVQKGAYSLLMMLKNKAE